A portion of the uncultured Draconibacterium sp. genome contains these proteins:
- a CDS encoding L-threonylcarbamoyladenylate synthase, translated as MLLRLFNENPNPREVRKIVEILRNGGVIVYPTDTVYGLGCDITNQKAVEKVARYKGIQIEKSNFSFICSDFSHLSDYTKPISNSIFKLIRKNLPGPFTFILNANNNVPRYFKGKKKTVGIRIPDNNIIREIVSELGNPIMSTSVHDEDEILEYTTDPELIHEKYGEIADVVIDGGYGELVPSTIIDCTSDEPTIVRQGKGELEF; from the coding sequence ATGCTGCTTCGCTTATTTAACGAAAATCCAAATCCACGAGAAGTTCGAAAAATTGTTGAGATTTTACGAAATGGGGGAGTAATTGTTTATCCTACTGACACAGTTTATGGTTTGGGCTGCGATATTACGAATCAGAAAGCAGTTGAAAAGGTTGCACGTTATAAGGGAATTCAAATAGAAAAAAGTAATTTTTCTTTTATATGCAGCGATTTTAGTCATCTGTCGGATTATACGAAGCCCATCTCAAATTCGATTTTTAAACTAATTCGTAAAAATTTACCCGGGCCATTTACTTTTATTTTAAATGCAAACAATAATGTTCCCCGTTATTTTAAAGGAAAGAAAAAAACGGTTGGAATCCGCATTCCGGATAATAATATCATTCGCGAGATTGTGAGTGAACTGGGCAATCCAATTATGTCGACGTCGGTGCACGACGAAGATGAAATTCTGGAGTATACAACCGACCCTGAACTTATTCATGAAAAATACGGGGAAATAGCAGATGTTGTAATTGATGGTGGCTACGGAGAACTGGTACCCTCAACAATTATTGATTGCACATCGGATGAACCTACCATTGTACGGCAGGGTAAAGGGGAACTAGAATTTTAA